Proteins encoded by one window of Chondromyces crocatus:
- a CDS encoding serine/threonine-protein kinase → MRLKPGDTFDRYSIEESLGEGGMGEVYRALDTRLHRRVALKVLRRAPDADPTTWDEAAARMMREAQAAAALNHPNAVSLYDVGEHEGTPFLAMELVDGPPLRRYVGTQVPQSTRIRWLLDVACALAAAHRVGVVHRDVKPENVMLRSDGVIKVLDFGIARRVRTSLEAPMGDGSDATAATITSPGKLIGTPAYMAPEQIRAEEADGRADQFSWGVMAYELLSGRLPFGHGRDVLAVIAAVLGDQPAPLEGVPESIAAVVARAMSKRREDRFASMDDVVELLEPFITGEMNAPSSRRLSAVMIRPEPPLLELNLRRDLATINAPTTTPTQSRRRPRWQLAGFAGVALGVATALGLGWAVSTNLEPPEMAPSTSSSSSDVVTPITSLPAPQTTSPQALTAYREGLQAFRDAQWYVAQQAFLRAVELDPFFAAAHLRLAQTHQNLRTQDPGRAHFQRAISLRAALGPRDQALMEVYEPLLLRDPADVDEGVRRLQQASRRYPDDMEFLSLQALHVRRNDPAASLALASRCVERDPAYADCWQAKGKALEALGRAGEAYDAIEECVRVSPAATDCLRDRARMHARAGRCSDYEQDLRTSLAQHAGIESRYLSLAEATYAIGRPPAAVHAVLEQLRAHATGQATEVQHTLYEANLMVLGGDLRGARSLVRELHQKHHQGAQEATLLSGTRLLEIALSLQLGDAHQAARDAAEHRGVLEARLGSSSQVTRDPTMTLLHAELEGELLTRSQYVARREAWLRAWELKLPPQQRGQAWLRGYAFPASTQAEAEEALAALPRFQPLPLYREPDQEEALGRVNQLAGRSAEARASLVEFTRACVALRFPVTHTVAHHHLGLSLEAQGDTTGACAAYRVVLSRWPVASGAVTSKATAARVKALGCPN, encoded by the coding sequence ATGCGACTCAAACCGGGCGACACTTTCGACCGGTATTCCATCGAGGAGAGCCTCGGTGAGGGAGGTATGGGTGAGGTGTACCGCGCGCTCGACACGCGGCTTCACCGTCGCGTGGCGCTCAAGGTGCTGCGCCGTGCACCCGACGCGGATCCGACGACCTGGGACGAGGCCGCGGCCCGCATGATGCGCGAGGCGCAGGCCGCGGCGGCGCTCAATCACCCGAACGCGGTCTCGCTGTACGACGTGGGGGAGCACGAGGGGACGCCGTTCCTGGCGATGGAGCTGGTAGATGGGCCGCCGTTGCGGCGCTACGTGGGGACGCAGGTGCCGCAGAGCACGCGGATCCGGTGGCTGCTCGACGTGGCGTGCGCACTGGCCGCAGCGCACCGGGTGGGGGTGGTGCACCGCGATGTGAAGCCGGAGAACGTGATGCTCCGGAGCGATGGGGTGATCAAGGTGCTCGACTTCGGGATCGCGCGCAGGGTGCGCACGAGCCTGGAGGCGCCGATGGGGGATGGGTCGGACGCGACGGCGGCGACGATCACCAGCCCCGGGAAGCTGATCGGGACGCCGGCGTACATGGCGCCAGAGCAGATACGCGCAGAGGAGGCCGATGGCCGCGCGGATCAGTTCTCGTGGGGGGTGATGGCGTACGAGCTGCTCTCGGGGCGGCTGCCGTTCGGGCACGGGCGGGATGTGCTGGCAGTGATCGCGGCGGTGCTCGGAGATCAGCCGGCGCCACTCGAAGGGGTGCCGGAGTCGATCGCAGCCGTGGTCGCGCGGGCGATGTCGAAGCGGCGAGAGGACCGCTTCGCGTCGATGGATGACGTGGTGGAGCTGCTGGAGCCGTTCATCACGGGCGAGATGAACGCGCCGTCCAGCCGGCGGCTGAGCGCGGTGATGATCCGGCCGGAACCACCGCTCCTGGAGCTGAACCTGCGGCGCGATCTGGCGACGATCAACGCGCCTACGACGACGCCGACGCAGTCACGGCGGCGGCCTCGGTGGCAGCTCGCGGGGTTCGCCGGGGTCGCGCTGGGGGTGGCGACGGCGCTGGGGCTGGGGTGGGCGGTGTCGACGAACCTGGAGCCTCCAGAGATGGCGCCCTCGACGTCGTCGTCGTCGAGCGACGTGGTCACGCCGATCACGTCCCTGCCCGCTCCGCAGACGACGAGCCCGCAAGCGCTGACGGCATACCGGGAGGGGCTGCAGGCGTTCCGTGACGCACAGTGGTACGTGGCGCAGCAGGCGTTCCTCCGCGCGGTGGAGCTGGATCCGTTCTTCGCGGCGGCGCACCTGCGGCTGGCCCAGACGCACCAGAACCTGAGGACGCAGGATCCAGGGCGCGCTCATTTCCAGCGGGCGATCTCGCTGCGGGCTGCGCTCGGGCCGCGGGATCAGGCGCTCATGGAAGTGTACGAGCCGCTCCTCTTGCGGGATCCGGCCGATGTGGACGAGGGGGTGCGGCGGCTGCAACAGGCGTCACGGCGGTATCCGGACGACATGGAGTTCCTGAGCCTCCAGGCGCTGCACGTGCGGCGCAATGATCCCGCGGCGAGTCTCGCGCTGGCGAGCCGCTGCGTGGAGCGGGATCCCGCGTACGCCGACTGCTGGCAGGCGAAGGGGAAGGCGCTGGAGGCGCTGGGGCGGGCCGGCGAGGCATACGACGCGATCGAGGAGTGCGTGAGGGTGTCGCCGGCAGCGACCGACTGTCTGCGCGATCGGGCCCGCATGCACGCGCGCGCGGGGCGCTGCAGCGACTACGAGCAGGATCTGCGGACGAGCCTCGCGCAGCACGCAGGCATCGAGTCGCGTTACCTCTCGCTGGCCGAGGCGACCTACGCGATCGGGAGGCCGCCGGCCGCGGTGCATGCAGTGCTGGAGCAGCTCCGTGCGCACGCGACCGGCCAGGCCACCGAGGTTCAGCACACGCTCTACGAGGCGAACCTGATGGTGCTCGGTGGCGATCTGCGGGGGGCGCGGAGCCTGGTCCGGGAGCTGCACCAGAAGCACCACCAGGGGGCGCAGGAGGCGACGCTCCTGAGCGGGACGCGGTTGCTGGAGATCGCGCTGTCCTTGCAGCTCGGAGACGCGCACCAGGCGGCGCGGGATGCCGCGGAGCACCGGGGCGTGCTCGAGGCCCGGCTGGGTTCGTCCTCTCAGGTCACGCGGGATCCGACGATGACGTTGCTGCACGCGGAGCTGGAGGGGGAGCTCTTGACGCGCAGCCAGTACGTGGCGCGGCGCGAGGCGTGGCTGCGCGCCTGGGAGCTGAAGCTGCCACCGCAGCAGCGGGGGCAAGCGTGGCTCAGGGGGTATGCATTCCCGGCGAGCACGCAGGCCGAGGCCGAGGAGGCGCTGGCCGCGCTGCCGCGGTTCCAGCCGCTGCCGCTCTACCGGGAGCCGGACCAAGAAGAGGCGCTCGGCCGGGTGAACCAGCTCGCGGGGCGCTCGGCCGAGGCGCGAGCGTCGCTGGTCGAGTTCACGCGCGCCTGCGTGGCGCTCAGGTTCCCGGTGACGCACACGGTGGCGCACCATCACCTGGGGCTTTCGCTCGAGGCCCAGGGGGACACGACGGGCGCCTGCGCGGCGTACCGGGTGGTGCTGAGCCGCTGGCCGGTGGCGTCAGGGGCAGTCACCAGCAAGGCGACGGCGGCGCGGGTGAAGGCGCTCGGGTGCCCGAACTGA
- a CDS encoding LamG-like jellyroll fold domain-containing protein encodes MKTTLLSSNRWARRGSSPRVGVSTLGWMTLALTLAGAVGACGGNGAAGSGGGGGSPGGTGGAPGTGGMGGGGAGGAGGTGAGPGSGGEGGGSLGQGGLVDRGLLVRYFIDEATSGIVGELNDSAPTPLPLRITPSPGLQFVTESGANRGLQWDSIELDGRASAAVSGTKLTRLEGSTTGTIEVVLDIHAVAPLNSRISHIGFDQESGRFSLGANTTSRLQFRWQSNVLGGEWEVPLSSLGRAVVHLVLDTEPPDPEARVKLYVNGAPQARVGGVLPSQAQAIQLGTDPHYVLGNREVGVRSFEGRLHYAAMYTEALSSEDVLHNTALLLVSDDTPSAAP; translated from the coding sequence GTGAAAACCACCTTGCTCTCTTCGAACCGATGGGCGCGCCGGGGCTCTTCTCCTCGGGTCGGGGTGTCGACGCTGGGCTGGATGACGCTGGCGCTGACGCTCGCTGGAGCGGTCGGGGCGTGCGGGGGCAATGGCGCAGCTGGATCGGGTGGAGGTGGAGGCAGTCCCGGTGGGACGGGAGGCGCTCCAGGGACGGGCGGCATGGGGGGCGGGGGCGCTGGGGGCGCAGGAGGGACGGGCGCTGGGCCAGGGAGTGGTGGAGAAGGCGGAGGGTCCCTCGGGCAAGGGGGGCTCGTGGACCGGGGACTGCTGGTCCGCTACTTCATCGACGAGGCGACGAGCGGCATCGTGGGGGAGCTGAACGATTCGGCGCCGACGCCGCTTCCGCTCAGGATCACGCCCTCCCCCGGGCTGCAGTTCGTGACGGAGAGCGGAGCGAACCGGGGCCTGCAGTGGGACAGCATCGAGCTGGACGGCCGCGCGTCCGCCGCGGTGAGCGGGACGAAGCTCACGCGGCTCGAGGGGAGCACGACGGGGACCATCGAGGTGGTGCTCGACATTCACGCGGTGGCGCCGCTGAACTCGCGGATCAGCCACATCGGGTTCGATCAGGAGTCAGGTCGGTTCTCGCTCGGCGCCAACACGACGTCGCGTCTCCAGTTCCGCTGGCAGAGCAACGTCCTCGGAGGCGAGTGGGAGGTGCCCTTGTCGTCGCTCGGTCGGGCGGTGGTGCACCTCGTGCTCGACACGGAGCCGCCCGATCCGGAGGCGAGGGTGAAGCTCTACGTCAATGGCGCCCCGCAAGCGCGGGTCGGTGGGGTGCTGCCGTCGCAGGCCCAGGCGATCCAGCTCGGGACGGACCCGCACTACGTGCTGGGGAACCGGGAGGTCGGCGTGCGGTCGTTCGAGGGTCGTCTGCATTACGCGGCGATGTACACGGAGGCGCTGAGTTCGGAGGACGTGCTCCACAACACGGCGCTGCTCCTCGTGAGCGACGACACGCCCAGCGCGGCTCCCTGA
- a CDS encoding cyanophycinase: protein MRSTVSPRSPRSLLSLGALLSLAFSVVAVGCSSDGGGGTGGSGASVGEGGSGATGGAGGTGGAGGDDVEETPPKPAGLVNYITGNPEDAKVEPIGRALLLMGGGAEAIDSLQWWMPFANRGDVVVLRTTGADGYNDFLYSDIGGCDSVETMLVDSRQLADDPYVVHRIRHAEAVFLAGGDQSTYLKNWMGTGVQEALMYAWERGAALGGTSAGCAVLGQFSFAAYNDTVYSDEALRDPYNEFMTLERDFVSLAPLAGVITDSHLQARDRMGRLVTFLGRLIQDGWSSAPLGVGIDEYTALGVDPSGVGTVFGEGATYVVKTSAPPTSCEAGQPFAMSGLTVHKLVAGDTVELPAGTTSVAGQPLEAENEALIPADPY, encoded by the coding sequence ATGCGCTCCACCGTCTCGCCTCGTTCGCCGCGCTCGCTGCTTTCGCTGGGCGCCCTGCTCTCGCTGGCTTTCTCCGTCGTTGCGGTGGGGTGCTCTTCCGACGGGGGAGGAGGGACTGGCGGGAGTGGTGCGTCGGTCGGTGAGGGGGGGAGCGGCGCGACGGGCGGTGCTGGAGGCACTGGCGGCGCGGGTGGTGACGATGTGGAAGAGACGCCGCCGAAGCCGGCAGGGCTGGTCAACTACATCACGGGCAATCCTGAGGACGCGAAGGTCGAGCCGATAGGGCGTGCGCTGCTCCTGATGGGTGGAGGGGCGGAGGCGATCGACTCGCTCCAGTGGTGGATGCCCTTCGCCAATCGCGGTGACGTGGTGGTGCTGCGGACGACCGGCGCGGATGGTTACAACGACTTTCTGTACTCGGACATCGGGGGCTGTGACTCGGTGGAGACGATGCTGGTCGACAGCCGGCAGCTCGCGGACGATCCGTATGTGGTGCACCGGATCCGGCACGCGGAGGCGGTGTTCCTGGCCGGTGGGGATCAGTCGACGTACCTGAAGAACTGGATGGGCACGGGGGTGCAGGAGGCGCTGATGTACGCCTGGGAGCGGGGCGCGGCGCTCGGGGGGACGAGCGCGGGGTGCGCGGTGCTCGGGCAGTTCAGCTTCGCGGCGTACAACGACACGGTCTACTCGGACGAGGCGCTGCGGGATCCGTACAACGAGTTCATGACGCTGGAGCGGGACTTCGTGTCGCTCGCCCCGCTCGCGGGGGTGATCACGGACTCGCACTTGCAGGCGCGGGACCGGATGGGGCGGCTGGTGACGTTCCTGGGGCGGTTGATCCAGGATGGGTGGTCGAGCGCGCCGCTGGGGGTGGGGATCGATGAGTACACGGCGCTGGGGGTCGATCCTTCCGGGGTGGGAACGGTGTTCGGTGAGGGGGCGACGTACGTGGTGAAGACGAGCGCGCCGCCGACGTCGTGCGAGGCGGGGCAGCCGTTCGCCATGAGCGGGCTCACGGTGCACAAGCTGGTGGCCGGGGACACGGTGGAGCTGCCGGCCGGGACCACGTCGGTGGCAGGGCAACCGCTGGAGGCAGAGAACGAGGCGCTGATCCCGGCGGATCCTTACTGA